The DNA segment AGGACAAGGTGAAGGAGAAGAAGCTCACCATCAATCCGGACACGGTCTACGATCCGGAAGCGGCGCGGAAGATCAAGGACCTGATCGTGGATCAGGCCGGCGAGAAGGGCTTCCGCAATCCCGTGGTGGACATCACTCTGGAGCCCATGAGCCCCGGCGTGGCGCGCTTGGTCTTCGAGATCAAGGAGGGCGGCAAGGCCCGGATCTACCGGGTGGAGTTCCGCGGGAACAAGGTGTTCTCCAGCCCCCAGCTCCGCAGCGTGATGAAGAAGACGCGCAAGCACTGGATGTTCAGCTGGCTCACCACGCACGACCTCCTGGTGGACAAGAACCTGGACGAGGACGTGGAGAACCTCAAGAAGGCCTACTGGCAGCGCGGCTACAAGGACGTCTTCATCGGAAAGCCCCTCATCGAGGTGGAGGACCGGACCACCGCCAAGCAGAAGCGGAAGAACGAGAAGCGCCTGCAGGAGGCCAAGTCCCCCAAGTACGACCTGCGGGCGACCCTCACCATCCCCATTCTGGAAGGCGAGCAGTTCTTCGAAGGCACCTTCAAGACGGAAGGCGGGAAGCTCTTCCACGAGCAGTTCTACCCCGCGAAGTACGCCGAGGTGAAGCGCGACAACCGCTCGTTCCTGCGGAAGTTCTTCAATATCCGGCCCTCCACCGAAGGCCCCAAGGCCGAGGCCAAGCCCGTGCCCTTCGACCTGGACGCGGTAAACCAGACCGTGGACAAGCTGAAGGAGGCCTACAGCAACCAGGCCTACATCATGTTCCGCGCGGAGAAGAAGCTCGACATCCGCGAGGAAGGCGGCGTCAAGAAGGTGGACACCACCCTCAAGTTGGACGAGGGCGAAGCCTACACCGTCCGCAGGATCGAGTTCGAGGGCAACCTCACCACCAAGGACAAGGTGCTCCGCCGCAGCATGCTCCTCCGTGAGGGTGACCCCTTCCGCACGGACATCTTCAAGGATTCGATCCTGGGCATCAGCCAGCTCAGCTTCTTCGACGTGAAGAATTCGGAGCCCAAGGTGGACCTGGTGCCGGACAAGCCCCAGGTGGACGTGGTGGTCCGCGGCGAAGAGGCGGGTGTCAACGAGGTCCTGTTCCAGGGCGGCTACGGGTCGCTGTTCGGGTTCTCGCTGGGCGTCAGTTTCTCCACGCGCAACCTGGGCGGCGGCGGCGAGACGCTCTCCGTGAGCTACAACGGGGGCAAGTTCGCCAAGAGCGTGACGGTCGGCTTCACCGAGCCCTTCGTGTTCGACCTGCCGTACTCCTTCTCGACTTCGGTGTCGAACGGATCTGCGGACTACGACGCCTCCCGCGTGGGCGTGGCCAACGCCTACAAGCAGTTCACCCGCAGCCTGGGCCTGTCCGTGGGCGCCCGCCTCAGCAACTGGTTCCCCAATCAGCCGTGGGCCTTCTTCACCACCTATTCCACCGGCTACACCTTCCGCCTCATCCGCATCGAGGGCGGGCAGAACTACTATTTCCGCGACCTGGGCAACCAGCTCACGTCCACCTTCAGCCAGAGCCTGAGCTACAGCACCGTGAACCACCAGTTCAAGCCCACCCAGGGCACGCGGCTGGGCTTCGGACTGGAATATGGCGGCTGGCAGTTCGGCGGCGACCGGCCCTTCCTGCGCGCCAGCTGGGACTTCGCGAAGTACGCCAACATCGCGGACCGGCACATCTTCGCGATCAACATGAACTACGGCTACCTGCAGAACATGGGCCGCGAAGAACTCCCGCTCTACGACCTGTACCGGCCCGGCGGCGAGAACACCATCCGCGGCTACCGCTACGGCCAGGTGGGCAGCGTCCTGCTGGACAACAGCGGCTATCCCGTGGTGGTGGGCGGCAACAAGCAGTTCATCGCGAACCTCGAGTACCAGTTCAAGATCGCCGACCAGTTCCGCATCGTGGCCTTCTACGACGCGGGGAACGCCTGGGGCAGCGGCACGAAGGTCTTCAGCAAGGATCAGGTGACGTACACGCCGGTGGGCGGTAGCACCCAGGTCTCCTATACCAATCCCAGCCTGATCCGTTCCGCGGGTCTGGAGTTCCGCTTCTTCCTGCCCATCAGCCCGGCGCCCCTACGTCTGATCTGGGCCCGGAAGCTGAACCCCTATCCCTTCGATTCGGAGAGCCGCACGGACTTCCAGTTCTCCATCGGAACCACCTTCTGATTTGAGGGCGGAAGGCCCAGGAGTCCCGCGCTACAATGGTTCCTTTCGTCCTGGAGCCCTTCATGCGCCTGTTCGCCCCTACGATGGCCGCCCTCTGCCTGTCCTCCGCCCTCGCCGTGCCCGCGGCGGCGCAGGAGGCGCCCCGCTTTGCCTTCTTCAGCATCAACCAGCTGGTGCGGATCTCCAAAAAGGCCGGCGCCATTTTCTCTGAACTGGAAGTCACCGGAAAGAATCTGCAGGAGAAGCTCCAGGCCAAGGGCCAGGAACTGCAGACCCTCCAGCAGCAGCTGAATTCCCCCAGCCTCGACCCCGACAAGAAGGAGGCCCTGGCCAAGCGCTTCCGCGACCTGGAATTCGAGGCGAAGAAGATGCAGGAGGACAGCCAGCAGGAGTACCAGCGCGTGGAGAAGAAGGTGGGTGAGGCCATCACCAAGCTGGCGGGCCCCATCGTCGAGCAGCTGGCCAAGGAGCAGAAGCTCCAGCTCGTGCTGTCCGACCAGGCGGTCCAGGTCCTTTCCTGGGGCGACCCCGAGTGGATGAAGACTTTCACCACGGAAGTGGCCACCCGCCTCGACGCCAGCGAGACGGGCGCCGCGGCCAAGCCGGCAGCCCCCAAGCCCGCCGCGCCGAAGCCGGCCGCGCCTCCCAAGAAGTAGGCCCGAGCGCCTCCGCGGCGCAGGGCCCTCGGCAATGACCGCGACGCGACGGCTCCTCCTGCTGCTCACCGGGATCAACCTGGTGAACTACCTGGATCGCTACGTCGTGGCGGCGGTCCTGGAGCCCCTGGGCCGGGAGCTGCGGTTGTCGGACGCCGAACTGGGGCGGCTGACCTTCGTCTTCATCGCGGTCTACATGTGCGCCGCGCCCCTGTTCGGCTACCTGGCCGACCGCTTCCACCGCCCCCGGCTCGTCGCCGGGGGCGTCGTGTTGTGGAGCCTCGCCACGGTGGGCGCCGCCTTTGTCCATAACTATCCGGCCCTGCTCGTCACCCGAGCGCTGGTGGGCGTGGGCGAAGCGGCCTACGCCAGCCTCGGCCCCGCCATGCTGGCGGACGGGTTTCCTGAATCGGCGCGCGCGAAGAGTTTCACGTGGTTCTACCTGGCCATTCCGGTGGGCAGCGCCTTCGGCTACGGGCTGGGCGGACTCGTGGCCGGCGCCTGGGGATGGCGGGCCTCCTTCCTGGTGGCGGGGCTTCCGGGGCTGGCTCTTGCTCTGTGGATGGCGTTCCAGCCCGATCCTGTGCGCGGCGGGATGGATGCCGTGCCGGATCAGGAGGCTGCGGCCCCCTACCTGCAGCGGCTGAGGCACCTGTTCCTCAATCGGGTGTGGCTCGCCTGCACGGCCAGCTACATCGCCTACACCTTCGCCATGGGTGCGCTCAGCACCTGGGCTCCCACCCTTCTCCAGCGCCGGTTCGGGGTTTCCACCGCCAGCGCGGGGATGGTGTTCGGGGGCCTGGCCGTGGTGACGGGCATCCTGGGCACCCTGCTCGGCGGCTGGCTCACCGATCGCTGGCAGCGGCGATGGCCGGATGCCGGGGCCTGGCTCTCCAGCGCGACGCTTCTGGCCGCGGCTCCCGCCGTGGCGTGGGGGCTGAAGAGCCCGGCTCTCGGCGCCGTCTACGCCCTGTTCTTCGTGGGCATGTTCCTGCTGTTCGTCAACACCAGTCCCGTGAACGCCCTCACGGTCAGCAGCCTGCCCGCGGGCATCCGCGCCACGGGTGTGGCCGTGAACGTCCTGCTGATCCACCTCCTGGGGGATGCCATCAGCCCCGAGCTGGTGGGCCGCCGGGCCGATGCTCTCCACGCGGCAGGGATGGCGGGAGGCGACGCCCTGGCCCGCGCCCTGACCTGGGTGCTCCCGGCCATCGTGCTCAGCGGCGCGGCCCTGTGGTGGGCCCGGCGAGGCCCTTCCCGGGCCTGATGCCGCGTGCATTCAAAAAGATAAGGATCACCACCAAGGCACGAAGACACCAAGAAGGACTCGGTCCACTGGTGACGCGGTTCTTGGTGGTGAGCAGAAGACTTGGTTCTTGATCGCTTGAGGAGGCGGGCCGAATGAAAAGGGCGGGACCGAGGTCCCGCCCTTCTGTCGTTCCCGCTCGGCTATCGGGCGGCGGGATAGCGGATGGCCAGGCTTTCGGGACCGTAGAGGGCGGGGAGCACCATGGGAAGAAGATCCTCCTCAGTGACCTGGCGGTAGCCGTTGCCGGTCGCGGCTCCGTCCGCCACGACGCCGGCGGCCACCCAGATCGCCAACTGGCGCTGGGCCGCGGCGGTGTTCGCGGGCGTGGCCGTGTCCTGGAGAAGCAGGCCGTGGGCGGCTGCGGTGGCCGTGGTGCCGTACTGCATCACGCCCTGGGTGGGATTGGCGGTGCCGGTGGCCGTGGCCGCGGCCACGGGCGTCTTGAAGGCCGCGAACGTGGCGCCGTAGACGAAGGGAGCCGCCGGGGCCGTCTGGCCCGCGCGCAGGATCTGGGTGAACCCGCCGCTGACGTCGCCGCCCAGTTGGCCCTGGCGGCCGGCGAAGGCGTTGACGAAGTAGCGGCCGTTGGCGTTGGGGATCACGGTATCGCCCACCGCTTCCTGCACCAGGACGCGGCCCGCGAGGCGAGAGGCGGTCTGGCCGGACAGGGGCGTTCCCATGGTGGCGGGATCGACGGGATCGAGGACCGCCTGGGCCAGGGCGAAGAACTGGTAGTAGGCCGCGCTGCCCGTGGGCACGCCCGCGGCGGCGAGGCCGGAGTTCACCGTGGAGGCGAAGGCGGGGCTGTCCTTGAGGACCGTGGCCACGCGACCGCCCGGGACGCTCAGCAGGCCCTTCATGTTTCCGCCGCCGGTCTGGGAGCTGTTCCCCGCCAGGAAGTAGGCGCCCACGATGCTGCCGAGGCTCTGGCCCACGTACTGGGTGGCGCCCGCGGTGGCCAGGGGCTTGCCGGCGGTGGTGAAGGCGGCCTGCAGGCTGGTGGGATCGACGGTCGGCTGCTTGAGGATCCGCTCCAGGCGCCACAGGTTGAAGGCGCTGTTCTGGCCGTTGGTCCGGGCGGTGAGCATGGACGGCAGCATGAAGAAGTTGCTGGCCCAATCCCCTACGGGCTGGCTGTCGGCGAGGGCGCCGTGGCGCACCTGATCGATGGCGATCACGGCGTAGCCCGCCGCACACAGGGTGTTGGCGAGGCCGAGCACCTGTTCCTTCTGGCCGCCGATCCCGTGCATGAAGACGGCGACGGGATAGGAGCCGCCTGCGGGCGCGGCCTTGGGGGCCAGGGCGATGAAGGGCACGGTGCGGGTGGTGTGGTAGAACCCGCGCAGCTTGCCGGTGGCGTTCCGCGCGGCCTGCAGGACGCCGCTGCCGGGAACGGTGGCGGTGCCGGGGTTGTAGACGCCCGTCACCGACGTGAGGTTGCCGCTGATGCTGGCGTTCTGCTTGACGGTATAGGGATCGAGCTGGAGGTTGGCGCTCTCGAAGGCGCCCGTAGCGACCAGTCCGATGGCGCTGTTGGGGGCGGTGGCCAGGCCAGCGACGCTGTAGAACGCGGCCACGGAACCCGGAGAGGCGGCCTCACTGGCCTGGACGGTGAACGAGCTGGCGGCATTGCTCCAGGCGCGGCTCTCGGAGGTGCTGAAGTCCACGGTGGAAGGCACGGCGGCGTTGTTGGCCCACGCCCACAGCGCCATCTCCACGGGGATGCGGGTGGCGGGAGTCGCAATGGGATCGGGCGGGATGTAGCCGGCACCGGTGGTGATGAAGCGGCCCATCAGGGCGATGTCGGTACGGGAGGACACGGTGGTGGTGGCGCTGGCGGCGATGAGGTCGTTCATCACCTTGGCGTAGCCGGAAAGTTGGATGTTGCTTCCGCCGGCAACCAGGGCGTTGGCGCGCACCGGCTCCAGCGCGGCGAAGGAGGTGGTCAGGGCGGTGGTGGACTTCAGGGCCTCGAAGTAGGGCGAGGCGCTCACGGACTTGCCGTCGGGATCCTTCACGCGGTTGGTCACGACGTACAGGTAGCGGCTGCCCGGGAGCAGCGGCACCTTCGGCATGGCGTAGACGCCGGTTCCGCCGGCGGCGAGGGTGAAGGCGCTGAAGTCGAACAGCCCCGAGATGTCCACGAAGCCCAGGGCGTTGTTCTCGGTGCTGGAGGGGTTGGTGGGCGCGTCCGGCACCACCTGGAATATCTTGATGTTGGCACCCGTGACGGTGGTCGTGTCCACGCTGCCGCTGAAGCCGATGTAGATGGGCGCGTTCACGCCGGCGACGGCGTGCGTGTTGCCCATCTCCTGCAGGTTGACGTAGGCCAGGGCCTTGTCGGGAGTGAGGGGCAGGCCGGGGGTGAGGTTGAGGGTGCCGGCGGCGGGCGTGGCCGTGGCGGTGAAGGTGACACTGGTCGTGGCGGCGGTCAGGAGCACGTTCGGAAGGGGCACCGCGCCCGCGGCCGGATCGAAGGTCGCGGTGGTCGCGCTGGGCGTGAGGGCGGTTCCCGCGACGATGGTGGGAGCCTTGGAATCGCCGCCGCCGCCGCAGGCCAGGAGCGCCAGCAGCGAGGCGCCGAGAACCGTCGGTGGGACCGCTCGGGTCAAGCGTGGATGCATCGCATCACCTCATGGTGGGAGTGGGAAGAAACGGAGGAAGGTCCCAAGACGATAGGCGGCCCCGCGACGAATTGCCATATAAAAGCGAAGGGCCCCTTGCGGGGCCCCTCCAGGCGCGTGAATGCTCATTCCGCGACGGCAAAGACGACCTTGTCGTTCTTAAAACGGCTGACCGTGATGAGCTCGATCGTGGCCGTCGTGCGGTCCTCGCTGAGGGTCAGTTTGTAGTGCTCATCCTTGATGTAGGACCCGGGCACGACGTTCACTTTCCCGATCTTCTTCAGGCCCAGGTCGGCGGCCCGGATGGTGATGGTCTTGCCGGAACGGAGGTCGAGGCTCTGCGTGAACACCTCGTCGCGCCAGTTCTTGCCCGCGCGGTCCTTGGCGAAGACGGGGATCTCGATGACGCCTTCGGTCTTGAGGGCGTCGCGCTTCCCGACCACGTAGTGCAGCGAGTTCAGCTTGGCGAGCTGGCCGGCGTTGTCGGTCTGGAGCTTGGTGCGCTCTTCGATGAGGTTGGCCCGCTCGGTGCGGAGGCCGGCGATCTCCTCCTCGATCTCCCGCTTGCGGTTCTCCAGCACGCCGATGTCCTCCTGCAGCTTCTCGTTCTGGGCCACGGCCTCGTCCCGCTCGCCTTCGACCTTCTCGCGTTCCTGGCGGACCAGGTCATTGGGGGTGATCTTTGCGCGGCCCTGGGAGACCCACGTGCCGTAGGAACCGTTGGCGTAGAAGTGGTAGACCTCGAAGCCGGGCGCCAGCTTGTCCATGATGGCGACGCGGCTCACCAGCTTGCGGGCTTCGGCTTCGGCCACGCCCTTCTTCCGCAGGAAGCGGATGGCCATCCCGTAGTGGCTGTCATTGGGCCGGGCGACGTCGGGCTTGGGAAGGTCGGCCTTGAGCTTGTTCAGGCGGGCGTTGACCTCCTGGATCTCCTTGTCCTTGTCCAGCACCTCCTGGAGGAGGGCCTGGTAGGAGCTGTTCTTCTCATTCTTGATGCGCTCCTCCAGCGCCTTCTTCTGCTCGTCGGTGAGCTGGAGCGTCTCGGCGTTGGGACGGATGTCGTTCACCCCCGCCTGGGCCAGCTTCTTCTGCTGGTCGGCGCCGGCCTGGTTGAGCTGCTGCCCGGCCTTGTCGGCTTCGGCGGCCTTCTCGGTCAGCTCGCGGATCTGCGGGTCCTCCCGCTTGCAGGCGGTGGAGACCGTCAGGAGGGAAGAGGCCGTCAGGGCCAACGCGAGGGCCAGCGGCGAAGTCGGACGGCGGAAAAAACTCATGGGTTCCTCCATGGTGGACGTCGGGAATGTCGCTTCGGGGAACAGGGAACTCCCCACCTTAGACCTCAGGCTAAGGCAGGACAAGGATCTGCGCGTCATCCGAAAGGTGTAGGAGCGGCGATCCCCGCGATATACTCACCGTTCCCTCCGGACGGGACGTCCTGGCGGGAGGCTGAGGAGTCCTGCATGGCCACCCAGGGGCGTCACCTGTTCACTTCCGAGAGCGTCACTGAAGGCCACCCGGACAAGATGGCGGACCAGATCTCCGACGCGGTCCTCGACGCGGCCCTCAAGGACGATCCCCGCAGCCGCGTGGCCTGCGAGACCCTCCTGACCACGGGCCTGGTGCTGGTGGCGGGCGAGATCACCACCGAGACCTACATCCCCGTGGCCTCGCTGGTCCGGGAGGTGGTGAAGGACATCGGCTACGACCACCACATCAAGGGCTTCGACTACAACACCTGCGCGGTGATGGTGACCATCGACCAGCAGAGCCCCGACATCGCCATGGGCGTGGACACCGGCGGCGCCGGCGACCAGGGCCTGATGTTCGGCTACGCCTGCCGCGAGACGCCGGAACTGATGCCCGCGCCGGTCCACTTCAGCCACCTGCTCACCCGCAAGCTCGCCGGCGTCCGCAAGAGCGGCCAGCTTCCCTGGCTGCGCCCCGACGGCAAGTCCCAGGTGACGGTGGAATTCGAGGGCGACCAGGTGCGGCGCATCCACACGGTGGTCATCTCCACCCAGCACGACGAGCACCTCACCCAGAACGCCATCCGCGACGCCGTGCTCGAAGAGGTCATCAAGGCGGCGCTGCCCGCGGAGCTGCTGGACGACCGCACGGTCTACCATGTGAATCCCACCGGCCGGTTCGTGGTGGGCGGTCCCATGGGCGACACGGGTCTGACGGGCCGCAAGATCATCGTCGACACCTACGGTGGCAGCGGCCACCACGGCGGCGGCGCCTTCTCCGGCAAGGATCCCAGCAAGGTGGACCGCAGCGCCGCCTACATGGGCCGCTACATCGCCAAGAACATCGTGGCCGCGGGCCTCGCTGACCGCTGCGAGATCCAGCTGGCCTACGCGATCGGGGTGGCCGAGCCCGTCTCCATCGCCGTGGACACCTTCGGCACCGGCCAGGTTTCCGACGAGGCCATCGTCCGCGCGGTCCGCGAGGTGTTCAGCTGCACGCCCAAGGCCATGATCGAGGCTCTGGACCTGCGCCGGCCCATCTACCGCGCCACCGCCGCCTACGGCCACTTCGGCCGGCCCGAGTTCAGCTGGGAGAACACGGACAAAGTGGACGCCCTGCGCGCCGGAGCGAAGTAGGCTTCATTCCGCTTTGCATTCCAAAAGATAAAGGATCACCACCAAGGCGCCAAGGACACCAAGAACCGCATCCGCCGTGGATGGAGCTTTTCTTGGTGCCTTGGTGGTGAAAAGAGAATCTTGGATCTTGAGCGCACCTGGGTATAAGGCGCGAGCTACTTCTCCGCCACTTCCACCCGGTTCCGTCCGCCCTGTTTGGCGCGGTAGAGGGCTTCGTCGGCGTGCTTGAGAAGTTCCTCGGCGTCGGGCATCTCCCCTTGGCCGTCGCGGGCGGCGAGGCCCATGCTGGCGGTCTTGCGGATGGTGATCCCGTCGACGGTGTGCTCCATCTCGGCGAACTTCTCCCGCAGGTTCTCGGCGACCTGGAGGGCCGCGGGAATGTCGGTGTGCGGCAGGACCAGGGTCAACTCCTCCCCGCCGTAGCGGGCGGCGAGGTCCGTCGCCCGCAGGCTGGCCTTCAGCATGGCGCCGATGTTCCGCAGTACCTCGTCCCCCATGGCGTGGCCGTGGGTGTCGTTCACCTGCTTGAAGTGGTCGATGTCGATCATCACCACGGTGAGCGGGGTCTTGTAGCGCCGGGCCCGCTGGACCTCCTCCTCGAGGCGCGCCATCAGGCGGCGGCGGTTGGCCAGCCCCGTGAGCGCGTCGGTGACGGACAGGGCCTCCAGCTGGGCGTTCTTCTCCCGCAGCTCGTCCTGGAGCAGCTTCAG comes from the Geothrix sp. 21YS21S-4 genome and includes:
- the bamA gene encoding outer membrane protein assembly factor BamA; translated protein: MLPLALVAGFALPLAAQEIEPISQIEVVGAQKQTAETVIFKSGVKVGDDLRSLDFTAVLEKLWATGGFDDVKLELEDTKDGKKLVIRIRERPLIKEVDFRGGTELGLTNIKDKVKEKKLTINPDTVYDPEAARKIKDLIVDQAGEKGFRNPVVDITLEPMSPGVARLVFEIKEGGKARIYRVEFRGNKVFSSPQLRSVMKKTRKHWMFSWLTTHDLLVDKNLDEDVENLKKAYWQRGYKDVFIGKPLIEVEDRTTAKQKRKNEKRLQEAKSPKYDLRATLTIPILEGEQFFEGTFKTEGGKLFHEQFYPAKYAEVKRDNRSFLRKFFNIRPSTEGPKAEAKPVPFDLDAVNQTVDKLKEAYSNQAYIMFRAEKKLDIREEGGVKKVDTTLKLDEGEAYTVRRIEFEGNLTTKDKVLRRSMLLREGDPFRTDIFKDSILGISQLSFFDVKNSEPKVDLVPDKPQVDVVVRGEEAGVNEVLFQGGYGSLFGFSLGVSFSTRNLGGGGETLSVSYNGGKFAKSVTVGFTEPFVFDLPYSFSTSVSNGSADYDASRVGVANAYKQFTRSLGLSVGARLSNWFPNQPWAFFTTYSTGYTFRLIRIEGGQNYYFRDLGNQLTSTFSQSLSYSTVNHQFKPTQGTRLGFGLEYGGWQFGGDRPFLRASWDFAKYANIADRHIFAINMNYGYLQNMGREELPLYDLYRPGGENTIRGYRYGQVGSVLLDNSGYPVVVGGNKQFIANLEYQFKIADQFRIVAFYDAGNAWGSGTKVFSKDQVTYTPVGGSTQVSYTNPSLIRSAGLEFRFFLPISPAPLRLIWARKLNPYPFDSESRTDFQFSIGTTF
- a CDS encoding OmpH family outer membrane protein, producing the protein MRLFAPTMAALCLSSALAVPAAAQEAPRFAFFSINQLVRISKKAGAIFSELEVTGKNLQEKLQAKGQELQTLQQQLNSPSLDPDKKEALAKRFRDLEFEAKKMQEDSQQEYQRVEKKVGEAITKLAGPIVEQLAKEQKLQLVLSDQAVQVLSWGDPEWMKTFTTEVATRLDASETGAAAKPAAPKPAAPKPAAPPKK
- a CDS encoding MFS transporter; this translates as MTATRRLLLLLTGINLVNYLDRYVVAAVLEPLGRELRLSDAELGRLTFVFIAVYMCAAPLFGYLADRFHRPRLVAGGVVLWSLATVGAAFVHNYPALLVTRALVGVGEAAYASLGPAMLADGFPESARAKSFTWFYLAIPVGSAFGYGLGGLVAGAWGWRASFLVAGLPGLALALWMAFQPDPVRGGMDAVPDQEAAAPYLQRLRHLFLNRVWLACTASYIAYTFAMGALSTWAPTLLQRRFGVSTASAGMVFGGLAVVTGILGTLLGGWLTDRWQRRWPDAGAWLSSATLLAAAPAVAWGLKSPALGAVYALFFVGMFLLFVNTSPVNALTVSSLPAGIRATGVAVNVLLIHLLGDAISPELVGRRADALHAAGMAGGDALARALTWVLPAIVLSGAALWWARRGPSRA
- the metK gene encoding methionine adenosyltransferase, which gives rise to MATQGRHLFTSESVTEGHPDKMADQISDAVLDAALKDDPRSRVACETLLTTGLVLVAGEITTETYIPVASLVREVVKDIGYDHHIKGFDYNTCAVMVTIDQQSPDIAMGVDTGGAGDQGLMFGYACRETPELMPAPVHFSHLLTRKLAGVRKSGQLPWLRPDGKSQVTVEFEGDQVRRIHTVVISTQHDEHLTQNAIRDAVLEEVIKAALPAELLDDRTVYHVNPTGRFVVGGPMGDTGLTGRKIIVDTYGGSGHHGGGAFSGKDPSKVDRSAAYMGRYIAKNIVAAGLADRCEIQLAYAIGVAEPVSIAVDTFGTGQVSDEAIVRAVREVFSCTPKAMIEALDLRRPIYRATAAYGHFGRPEFSWENTDKVDALRAGAK
- a CDS encoding diguanylate cyclase, encoding MAGRILIVDDNTMIRSEIKAVLMKDGGFTHFMEAADGLTAFKTIMETPPDLVLCDLVMPGFDGLKFLGLKASRKELAQIPVIILTAEDDLDRKAEILERGASDYVTKPFHEKELLARVRIHTKLKLLQDELREKNAQLEALSVTDALTGLANRRRLMARLEEEVQRARRYKTPLTVVMIDIDHFKQVNDTHGHAMGDEVLRNIGAMLKASLRATDLAARYGGEELTLVLPHTDIPAALQVAENLREKFAEMEHTVDGITIRKTASMGLAARDGQGEMPDAEELLKHADEALYRAKQGGRNRVEVAEK